One genomic segment of Streptomyces sp. RKND-216 includes these proteins:
- a CDS encoding glycoside hydrolase family 16 protein, whose amino-acid sequence MGTTSSTAPPLSARSGPGRPRAALYVALGAVALVCALLASAFGAQPARGDVPGAPGWDLAWSDDFDGAAGSLPSSQNWQLDLGHGYPGGPANWGTGEIQNYTDSTDNIALDGGGNLRITPLRDGAGNWTSARIETKRADFKAPEGGTLRIEGRVRMPDVTGEKALGYWPAFWALGAPYRGNYWNWPAIGEFDVMENVNGMNRVWGVLHCGVNPGGPCNETNGLGASRVCPGPACQADFHTYRFEWDRSGGEEELRWYVDGEEYHSVTEGQIGASAWSDMTSHAGYFILLNVAMGGAFPDGVAGHATPTAATEPGHSMLVDYVAVWTRGGDGGDPTDPPGGDASTVYLGADGGLNSGTTSPGTVTLDPAGGGNHDGNPHQQQTFTLEGVDGNYDGGETRFDLFVDAGEAVGNGQQVRISYDRTGDGSWDRSETYHYFATDPVPGFEHYTEGRGLKSSSGAHGDMDGGTVRVEVWNAIGNGSSTLGTGDRSVLHLPFG is encoded by the coding sequence ATGGGCACGACCAGCAGTACCGCCCCACCGCTCTCCGCAAGATCCGGGCCCGGCCGCCCCCGCGCCGCGCTGTACGTCGCGCTCGGCGCCGTCGCCCTCGTCTGCGCCCTGCTCGCCTCCGCGTTCGGCGCGCAACCCGCCCGGGGCGACGTCCCCGGCGCGCCCGGCTGGGACTTGGCGTGGAGCGACGACTTCGACGGGGCCGCAGGCTCCCTTCCGTCGTCGCAGAACTGGCAGCTGGACCTCGGCCACGGCTACCCCGGCGGCCCGGCCAACTGGGGCACCGGCGAGATACAGAACTACACGGACTCGACCGACAACATCGCCCTGGACGGCGGCGGCAACCTGCGCATCACGCCGCTGCGCGACGGCGCGGGCAACTGGACCTCGGCCCGCATCGAGACCAAGCGCGCCGACTTCAAGGCGCCCGAGGGCGGCACGCTGCGCATCGAGGGACGCGTGCGGATGCCGGACGTGACGGGTGAGAAGGCCCTGGGGTACTGGCCCGCCTTCTGGGCACTGGGCGCGCCGTACCGGGGGAACTACTGGAACTGGCCGGCCATCGGCGAGTTCGACGTCATGGAGAACGTCAACGGCATGAACCGCGTGTGGGGCGTGCTGCACTGCGGCGTGAACCCCGGTGGTCCGTGCAACGAGACCAACGGCCTCGGCGCCAGCCGGGTCTGCCCGGGTCCGGCCTGCCAGGCCGACTTCCACACCTACCGCTTCGAGTGGGACCGCAGCGGCGGCGAGGAAGAGCTGCGCTGGTACGTGGACGGGGAGGAGTACCACAGCGTGACGGAGGGCCAGATCGGCGCGTCGGCCTGGTCGGACATGACCAGCCACGCCGGCTACTTCATTCTGCTGAACGTGGCGATGGGCGGCGCGTTCCCCGACGGCGTGGCCGGTCACGCCACCCCGACCGCGGCGACCGAGCCGGGGCACTCGATGCTGGTCGACTACGTCGCGGTGTGGACCCGCGGCGGCGACGGCGGCGACCCGACGGACCCTCCCGGCGGTGACGCCTCCACCGTCTACCTGGGCGCCGACGGCGGGCTGAACTCCGGAACGACCTCTCCCGGTACGGTCACCCTGGACCCGGCGGGCGGCGGCAACCACGACGGGAACCCGCACCAGCAGCAGACGTTCACTCTCGAAGGCGTGGACGGCAACTACGACGGCGGGGAGACCCGGTTCGACCTGTTCGTGGACGCGGGCGAGGCGGTCGGCAACGGCCAGCAGGTCCGGATCTCCTACGACCGGACCGGCGACGGCAGTTGGGACCGCAGCGAGACCTACCACTATTTCGCCACCGACCCGGTCCCCGGCTTCGAGCACTACACCGAGGGTCGCGGGCTGAAGTCGTCGAGCGGGGCCCACGGCGACATGGACGGCGGCACGGTGCGGGTGGAGGTGTGGAACGCCATCGGCAACGGCTCCAGCACCCTGGGCACCGGCGACCGCTCCGTGCTGCACCTGCCCTTCGGCTGA
- a CDS encoding GNAT family N-acetyltransferase, with translation MRIRETAQADAGAVAALRIAGWRYAYAGLMPPAHLSAMDAAEDAVRHRARLASPAPGLWDLVAEDTEGKVVGWAAGGPYRDGERRTSDAELYALYARPDMIGTGVGRALASAARERALRSAAPRLYVWVVEGNARARRFYERAGFAPDGGREDFDAGGRTLTDLRYVRAPV, from the coding sequence ATGCGGATTCGGGAGACGGCTCAGGCCGATGCCGGGGCGGTGGCGGCTCTGCGGATCGCCGGCTGGCGGTACGCGTACGCGGGACTGATGCCCCCGGCACACCTGTCCGCCATGGACGCGGCCGAGGACGCCGTCCGCCACCGCGCACGTCTGGCCTCGCCCGCCCCCGGTCTGTGGGATCTGGTCGCCGAGGACACCGAGGGCAAGGTCGTCGGCTGGGCGGCGGGCGGCCCGTACCGGGACGGTGAGCGGCGTACGTCCGACGCGGAGCTCTACGCCCTGTACGCACGGCCGGACATGATCGGCACGGGAGTCGGCCGGGCGCTGGCCTCGGCGGCACGCGAGCGCGCCCTGAGGTCGGCGGCTCCGCGGCTGTACGTGTGGGTGGTGGAGGGGAACGCCCGGGCGCGCCGCTTCTACGAGCGGGCGGGGTTCGCCCCGGACGGCGGGCGGGAGGACTTCGATGCGGGCGGCCGGACCCTGACCGACCTGCGGTACGTGCGCGCGCCCGTCTGA
- a CDS encoding polyamine aminopropyltransferase — MDAHPPVATSRLPRFLLLFAVFLCAACGLVYELALTALGSYLIGNSVLQTSIVLSVMVFAMGVGSLAAKPLRRRAAGAFALVEGLLALVGGLSVLILYIAYAWLRIYTPGVVVIAFVVGVLIGAEIPLLMTLLQRIRKQEAGSAVADMFAVDYIGALIGGLCFPLLLLPTFGQIKGALVVGCVNALAGMVVVLWIFRRQLRRVVQTGLLAGLAAVLAVLGGAYALADDIEVTARQQLYRDPVVHAERTPYQQIVVTESPTLSGDGDMRLFLNGDLQFSSVDEYRYHEALVHPALSGKRSSVLVLGGGDALALREVLRYDDVEKVTLVDLDRAMTRLARDFEPLRHLNGGSLSDPRVTAVNADAFNWLRETRQRFDAIVIDFPDPDTAALAKLYSVEFYSLVSRALAPHGNLVVQGGSPFFAPKTFWAVDETLQAAGFATRPYNVDVPSFGNWGFLLARPAAEAHGEAPELRLAPDAPELRFLDEAVLQASEVFPVDRRSRNVRPSTLMDPTVLEYQRHEWNAY, encoded by the coding sequence GTGGACGCACATCCTCCCGTCGCCACCTCCCGCCTGCCGCGCTTCCTGCTGCTGTTCGCGGTGTTCCTCTGCGCCGCCTGCGGGCTGGTGTACGAGCTCGCGCTCACCGCGCTGGGCAGCTACCTCATCGGCAATTCGGTGCTGCAGACCTCGATCGTGCTCTCGGTCATGGTCTTCGCGATGGGCGTGGGCTCGCTCGCGGCCAAGCCGCTGCGGCGGCGCGCCGCGGGCGCCTTCGCCCTGGTCGAGGGCCTGCTGGCGCTCGTCGGCGGACTCTCGGTGCTGATCCTGTACATCGCCTACGCCTGGCTGCGGATCTACACGCCGGGCGTGGTGGTCATCGCCTTCGTGGTCGGCGTGCTCATCGGCGCGGAGATCCCGCTGCTGATGACGCTGCTGCAGCGCATCCGCAAGCAGGAGGCGGGCAGCGCGGTCGCCGACATGTTCGCCGTGGACTACATCGGCGCGCTGATCGGCGGTCTGTGCTTCCCGCTGCTGCTGCTGCCGACGTTCGGGCAGATCAAGGGCGCTCTGGTGGTCGGCTGCGTCAACGCGCTGGCCGGCATGGTGGTCGTGCTGTGGATCTTCCGCAGACAGCTCCGGCGGGTCGTGCAGACGGGCCTGCTGGCCGGCCTGGCCGCGGTGCTGGCGGTGCTCGGCGGCGCGTACGCGCTGGCCGACGACATCGAGGTGACGGCCCGGCAGCAGCTCTACCGCGACCCGGTCGTGCACGCCGAACGGACGCCGTACCAGCAGATCGTGGTCACCGAGTCGCCGACGCTCTCCGGCGACGGCGACATGCGGCTGTTCCTCAACGGCGACCTGCAGTTCTCCTCCGTCGACGAGTACCGCTACCACGAGGCGCTGGTCCACCCGGCGCTGTCGGGGAAGCGTTCCTCCGTGCTGGTGCTCGGCGGCGGCGACGCGCTCGCCCTGCGCGAAGTGCTGAGGTACGACGACGTGGAGAAGGTCACTCTGGTCGACCTCGACCGCGCGATGACCCGCCTGGCGCGCGACTTCGAGCCGCTGCGCCACCTCAACGGCGGGTCGCTGTCCGACCCGCGCGTCACGGCGGTCAACGCCGACGCCTTCAACTGGCTGCGGGAGACGCGCCAGCGGTTCGACGCGATCGTCATCGACTTCCCCGACCCGGACACCGCGGCGCTGGCGAAGCTGTACTCGGTGGAGTTCTACAGCCTGGTCTCGCGGGCCCTCGCCCCGCACGGCAACCTGGTGGTGCAGGGCGGCTCGCCGTTCTTCGCACCGAAGACCTTCTGGGCGGTGGACGAGACGCTGCAGGCGGCCGGTTTCGCCACCAGGCCGTACAACGTGGATGTGCCGAGCTTCGGCAACTGGGGCTTCCTGCTGGCCCGGCCGGCCGCCGAGGCGCACGGCGAGGCGCCGGAACTGCGCCTGGCGCCGGACGCACCGGAACTGCGTTTCCTGGACGAGGCGGTGCTGCAGGCGTCCGAGGTCTTCCCCGTCGACCGCCGTTCCCGGAACGTACGCCCCAGCACCCTGATGGACCCCACCGTCCTGGAGTACCAGCGCCACGAGTGGAACGCCTACTAG
- a CDS encoding cytidine deaminase, producing the protein MTPQTDDVDHELVEAAAHVARTRCRGDNHTMAAAARARDGRIVTAVNAYHFTGGPCAELVLVGAAAAQGVVELDTVVAVGDRERGVVPPCGRCRQVLFDYFPALRVIVGGGGRTRTVRVADLLPETYVWADHQLDPE; encoded by the coding sequence ATGACCCCGCAGACCGACGACGTCGACCACGAACTCGTCGAGGCCGCGGCCCATGTGGCCCGCACCCGCTGCCGCGGCGACAACCACACGATGGCAGCGGCGGCACGCGCGCGGGACGGCCGGATCGTGACGGCGGTGAACGCCTACCACTTCACCGGCGGCCCCTGTGCCGAGCTGGTCCTCGTCGGTGCGGCGGCCGCCCAGGGCGTCGTCGAGCTGGACACCGTCGTCGCCGTGGGGGACCGGGAACGGGGGGTGGTGCCTCCGTGCGGCCGGTGCCGCCAGGTCCTGTTCGACTACTTCCCCGCGCTCCGGGTGATCGTCGGCGGAGGCGGCCGGACCCGCACGGTCCGCGTCGCCGACCTGCTGCCGGAGACCTACGTCTGGGCGGACCACCAGCTCGACCCCGAATGA
- a CDS encoding dihydrofolate reductase family protein yields MRDLIVTENITLDGVVDADGGWFQPAGEPETDQSDALGVLRAQMAAADAFLVGRVTFEQMRGYWPEQTDDATGIAAYLNTIRKYVVSGTLTDPGWEPTTVLRGDPMTEIRALKEAQGRDIVVTGSVRLARALVGSGLVDEYRLFVYPVALGRGRRLFPDGVEAHGLRLAESRPFRSGVVLLRYRTRA; encoded by the coding sequence ATGAGGGATCTGATCGTCACGGAGAACATCACCCTGGACGGCGTCGTCGACGCCGACGGCGGCTGGTTCCAGCCCGCCGGCGAGCCGGAGACGGACCAGTCGGACGCCCTCGGCGTGCTGCGCGCACAGATGGCGGCGGCCGACGCGTTCCTCGTCGGCCGGGTGACGTTCGAGCAGATGCGCGGGTACTGGCCCGAGCAGACGGACGACGCCACCGGGATCGCGGCCTACCTGAACACCATCCGCAAGTACGTCGTCTCCGGCACGCTCACGGACCCGGGCTGGGAACCGACGACGGTGCTGCGCGGCGACCCGATGACGGAGATCCGGGCGCTGAAGGAGGCGCAGGGGCGGGACATCGTCGTCACCGGCAGCGTGCGGCTGGCGAGGGCCCTGGTGGGCAGCGGGCTCGTCGACGAGTACCGGCTCTTCGTGTACCCGGTGGCGCTGGGCCGGGGACGGCGGCTGTTCCCGGACGGGGTGGAGGCCCATGGCCTCCGCCTGGCCGAGAGTCGCCCGTTCCGCTCCGGCGTGGTGCTGCTGCGCTACCGCACCCGCGCCTGA
- a CDS encoding pyridoxamine 5'-phosphate oxidase family protein, with product MTTRWGDFEEEAPALAAAVRERFGMYRHHVLATLRADGAPRVTGLEAGFGHGELWLGMMPNSRKALDLLRDPRFALHANPGEDAEMEHGDARVSGRAVEVTDPAKLAEYAGEQPEGEVPEVFHLFRVDLTEVVRTYLDVPDMCMDVWRPGVPVRTIRRGNDDAPPREEEAKG from the coding sequence ATGACGACGCGTTGGGGAGACTTCGAAGAAGAGGCGCCGGCGCTGGCGGCGGCGGTGCGGGAGCGCTTCGGCATGTACCGGCACCACGTGCTGGCCACGCTGCGGGCGGATGGCGCGCCGCGCGTGACCGGCCTGGAGGCCGGCTTCGGGCACGGCGAGCTGTGGCTCGGCATGATGCCGAACTCGCGCAAGGCGCTCGACCTGTTGCGGGACCCGCGCTTCGCGCTGCACGCCAACCCGGGGGAGGATGCGGAGATGGAGCACGGCGACGCGCGCGTCTCCGGACGCGCGGTGGAGGTGACCGACCCGGCGAAGCTCGCCGAGTACGCCGGTGAGCAGCCGGAGGGAGAGGTGCCGGAGGTCTTCCACCTCTTCCGCGTCGACCTCACGGAGGTGGTGCGCACCTACCTCGACGTGCCCGACATGTGCATGGACGTCTGGCGCCCCGGCGTCCCGGTCCGGACGATCCGGCGCGGCAACGACGACGCACCGCCGAGGGAGGAGGAGGCGAAGGGGTAG
- a CDS encoding VOC family protein: protein MQKITTFLWFDTEAEEAARHYVSVFGNGSRVVEVQHYTEAGPREPGSVMTVTFELAGQRFIALNGGPEFTFSEAISLQIDCDTQDEVDHYWYKLGEGGQEVQCGWLKDRYGLSWQVVPRQLTELTGDPDPAKAKAVFAAMLEMKKLDIKGLQAAYDAAG, encoded by the coding sequence ATGCAGAAGATCACCACTTTCCTCTGGTTCGACACTGAGGCCGAGGAGGCCGCGCGGCACTACGTGTCCGTCTTCGGGAACGGCTCGCGCGTGGTCGAGGTGCAGCACTACACCGAGGCGGGGCCGCGGGAGCCGGGGTCGGTCATGACCGTCACCTTCGAGCTCGCCGGCCAGCGCTTCATCGCGCTCAACGGCGGCCCGGAGTTCACCTTCAGCGAGGCGATCTCGTTGCAGATCGACTGCGACACGCAGGACGAGGTGGACCACTACTGGTACAAGCTCGGCGAGGGCGGCCAGGAGGTGCAGTGCGGCTGGCTCAAGGACCGCTACGGCCTCTCCTGGCAGGTCGTGCCCCGGCAGCTGACCGAGCTGACGGGCGATCCGGACCCGGCGAAGGCGAAGGCCGTGTTCGCGGCGATGCTCGAGATGAAGAAGCTCGACATCAAGGGCCTGCAGGCCGCCTACGACGCGGCCGGCTGA
- a CDS encoding HEAT repeat domain-containing protein, translating to MPGARAAGAGAGAGPPETGDALARVLGETGRPLWALEIAAFALGCARDRRAFETLVFLLNYRDPVRGGTAAHALVRLGDPRTARAAAALATNELRTAYALHPVRLLVALRAPESVPTLVAVLDRLLELPDPHWPVALACVEGLGRIGDPRARPVLARAAAQHRLRPAAEAALARTGG from the coding sequence GTGCCCGGCGCGCGGGCGGCGGGTGCCGGGGCGGGCGCGGGGCCACCGGAGACGGGCGACGCACTCGCGCGGGTCCTCGGCGAGACGGGACGCCCGCTGTGGGCGCTGGAGATCGCCGCCTTCGCGCTCGGTTGCGCACGGGACCGCCGGGCTTTCGAGACGCTCGTCTTCCTGCTCAACTACCGGGACCCGGTGCGCGGAGGCACCGCCGCCCACGCCCTGGTCCGGCTCGGCGACCCCAGGACCGCACGCGCAGCCGCCGCGCTCGCCACGAACGAGCTGCGCACCGCCTATGCGCTGCATCCGGTCCGGTTGCTGGTGGCACTGCGTGCCCCCGAGTCGGTGCCGACGCTGGTCGCGGTGCTGGACCGCCTGCTGGAGCTGCCGGATCCGCACTGGCCGGTGGCGCTGGCCTGCGTCGAGGGACTCGGCCGCATCGGCGACCCCCGTGCCCGGCCCGTCCTCGCCCGTGCCGCCGCGCAGCACCGTCTCCGGCCCGCCGCCGAAGCGGCTCTCGCCCGCACCGGCGGCTGA
- a CDS encoding DUF4247 domain-containing protein, protein MKRIGPASVAMTAAVGILATGCSSAPNDVPDQWISSTYEYEMGDYVDPSDAPRKVADEIDGHTAAADRLSDDGMVFLRYEDDMVAISPRTSGSGSVIDIDDYDDGYDRWGSHVRSKWPAPGSSSFRGGGPGLGK, encoded by the coding sequence ATGAAGCGGATCGGGCCGGCCTCGGTGGCGATGACGGCGGCCGTCGGCATCCTCGCGACGGGCTGCTCCAGCGCCCCGAACGACGTGCCGGACCAGTGGATCTCCAGCACGTACGAGTACGAAATGGGCGACTACGTCGACCCCTCCGACGCCCCGCGGAAGGTCGCCGACGAGATCGACGGGCACACCGCGGCCGCCGACCGTCTGAGCGACGACGGCATGGTGTTCCTCCGCTACGAGGACGACATGGTCGCGATCAGCCCCCGGACCTCCGGCTCCGGCAGCGTCATCGACATCGACGACTACGACGACGGCTACGACCGCTGGGGCAGCCACGTGCGCAGCAAGTGGCCGGCCCCGGGCAGCAGCAGCTTCCGCGGCGGCGGCCCCGGCCTCGGCAAGTGA
- a CDS encoding ionic transporter y4hA yields the protein MHALRRSLRLRLSWTVVVPLLALAVLALTWGRDLPVFWVVVVAVILAGAVLAAVHHAEVVAHRVGEPYGSLVLAVAVTVIEVALIVTLMVSGGSETQTLARDTVFAAVMISTNGIAGLAFLLGALRHGLAHFNPEGSGAALATVATLATLSLVLPTFTSEPGPQFSPAQLGFAAAASLVLYVLFVFTQTRRHRDFFLPVTSEGRAAEEGDHAPPPSSRAALGSLALLLVALVAVVGLAKVESPAIESGVEAVGFPHAFVGVVIALLVLLPETLAASRAALRGRIQISLNLAYGSAMASIGLTIPTIAVASVWLDGPLLLGLGTTQLVLLLLTAFVSGLTVVPGRATRLQGGIHLVLLAAFLFLAINP from the coding sequence GTGCACGCTCTTCGCCGTTCCCTGCGGCTGCGCCTGTCGTGGACGGTCGTCGTCCCCCTGCTCGCGCTCGCCGTGCTGGCCCTCACCTGGGGACGCGACCTGCCGGTCTTCTGGGTCGTGGTCGTGGCCGTCATCCTCGCCGGCGCGGTGCTCGCGGCCGTGCACCACGCGGAGGTCGTGGCGCACCGGGTCGGCGAACCGTACGGTTCGCTGGTGCTGGCGGTCGCCGTCACCGTCATCGAGGTCGCCCTGATCGTCACCCTCATGGTCTCCGGCGGCTCCGAGACACAGACGCTGGCCCGTGACACGGTGTTCGCGGCGGTCATGATCAGCACCAACGGCATCGCGGGCCTGGCGTTCCTGCTGGGGGCGCTGCGCCACGGCCTCGCGCACTTCAATCCCGAGGGAAGCGGCGCCGCATTGGCCACCGTCGCCACGCTGGCCACTCTCAGCCTGGTGCTGCCGACCTTCACCAGCGAGCCCGGGCCGCAGTTCTCCCCCGCCCAGCTGGGGTTCGCCGCGGCCGCGTCCCTTGTGCTCTACGTCCTCTTCGTCTTCACCCAGACCCGCCGTCACCGGGACTTCTTCCTTCCCGTCACCTCCGAGGGACGCGCCGCCGAGGAGGGCGACCACGCGCCCCCGCCCTCGAGCCGGGCGGCGCTCGGCAGCCTCGCCCTGCTGCTGGTCGCCCTCGTGGCGGTGGTCGGCCTGGCCAAGGTCGAGTCACCCGCGATCGAGTCCGGCGTCGAGGCGGTGGGCTTCCCGCACGCGTTCGTCGGCGTGGTCATCGCCCTCCTCGTGCTGCTCCCCGAGACGCTCGCGGCCTCCCGCGCCGCACTCCGCGGCCGCATCCAGATCAGCCTCAACCTCGCCTACGGCTCGGCGATGGCCAGCATCGGGCTGACCATCCCCACCATCGCGGTCGCGTCCGTCTGGCTCGACGGCCCGCTGCTCCTGGGTCTCGGCACCACCCAGCTCGTCCTGCTCCTGCTGACCGCCTTCGTCAGCGGCCTCACCGTGGTGCCCGGCCGTGCCACTCGCCTCCAGGGCGGCATCCACCTCGTCCTGCTCGCGGCCTTCCTCTTCCTCGCCATCAACCCCTGA
- a CDS encoding S1 family peptidase, whose protein sequence is MPTSRTTPRRSPSRRKGWLVAVLAGLLAALTAWAPGAVAEAGPVLAGGGAAGTTVADAATPRGDRGRDASSQTIAPGDPIFSGGARCTAGFNVTDGTDVFIVTAGHCTSVGSTWYADPQLTVPIGPTVSSSFPGNDYGLIRYDNPDLTPEGGYGLGSPYVGRQVYIRTSQTGIHSGTITALNATIDYGPDGVVHGLIRTNICLPVGAGGGTPLFGHNDQALGIASGGSGSCSSGGTTFFQPLNEVLSSFGLMPY, encoded by the coding sequence ATGCCCACCTCGCGCACAACCCCACGAAGAAGCCCGTCACGACGCAAGGGCTGGCTGGTCGCCGTCCTCGCGGGCCTGCTGGCCGCGCTCACGGCGTGGGCTCCCGGCGCCGTCGCCGAGGCCGGACCCGTACTCGCCGGCGGTGGGGCCGCCGGGACGACGGTTGCCGACGCGGCCACCCCGCGGGGCGACCGGGGCCGGGACGCGTCGTCGCAGACCATCGCGCCGGGGGACCCGATCTTCAGCGGCGGGGCCCGCTGCACGGCGGGCTTCAACGTCACCGACGGCACGGACGTCTTCATCGTGACCGCGGGCCACTGCACCTCAGTGGGCTCCACCTGGTACGCGGACCCGCAGCTCACCGTTCCGATCGGCCCGACGGTCTCCTCGTCGTTCCCGGGTAACGACTACGGTCTCATCCGCTACGACAATCCCGACCTGACCCCCGAGGGCGGATACGGCCTCGGTTCCCCGTACGTGGGCCGGCAGGTGTACATCAGAACGTCGCAGACCGGTATCCACAGCGGCACCATCACGGCTCTCAACGCCACCATCGACTACGGCCCCGACGGCGTCGTCCACGGTCTCATCCGGACGAACATCTGCCTCCCGGTCGGCGCCGGGGGCGGCACTCCGCTGTTCGGCCACAACGACCAGGCGCTGGGCATCGCTTCAGGCGGATCGGGCTCGTGCTCCTCCGGCGGCACGACCTTCTTCCAGCCCCTGAACGAGGTGCTGTCGTCGTTCGGTCTCATGCCGTACTGA
- a CDS encoding DUF2617 family protein, translating to MTGIPLAAPYLDTSADELSFALGLSAHDALAVTEVETTAGLTVELRLLGASHQVFAGPVRETVACLPGGSRQLPETATEEFPGWVYRFSARVEHHPQTEFARRVAEVRATAQGRADALCGVFPGDADAVTALAMDRGPGVGWRTWHTYPQTGHVVATHTRMEKR from the coding sequence GTGACCGGCATACCCCTCGCGGCGCCGTATCTGGACACCAGCGCCGACGAACTCTCCTTCGCCCTGGGCCTCTCCGCGCACGACGCGCTCGCCGTCACCGAAGTCGAGACCACCGCCGGGCTCACGGTGGAGCTGCGACTGCTGGGTGCCTCGCACCAGGTCTTCGCCGGACCGGTGCGCGAGACGGTGGCCTGCCTGCCGGGAGGCTCGCGGCAACTCCCGGAGACCGCGACCGAGGAGTTCCCCGGCTGGGTCTACCGCTTCTCCGCCCGCGTCGAGCACCACCCGCAGACGGAATTCGCGCGCCGCGTCGCCGAGGTGCGTGCGACGGCGCAGGGACGGGCCGACGCGCTGTGCGGCGTGTTCCCCGGCGACGCCGACGCGGTCACCGCGCTGGCGATGGACCGGGGCCCCGGCGTCGGGTGGCGCACCTGGCACACGTACCCCCAGACCGGCCACGTGGTGGCCACGCACACCCGGATGGAGAAGAGATGA
- a CDS encoding DUF350 domain-containing protein, protein MGFIFESAGIALLYGLVGFVVMVAGFVVLDLLTPGKLAAVVWTDRNKGAAVVLGGQMLGLGWVIAQAIGASESEAGLAEGLFSTFLYGAAGVVMMTLVFVMVAVLTPGRLGATVFDDEGGRPHPAAWVQATMYLGTALMIGAALT, encoded by the coding sequence GTGGGATTCATCTTCGAGTCGGCCGGTATCGCGTTGCTGTACGGCCTGGTGGGCTTCGTCGTCATGGTGGCGGGCTTCGTCGTCCTCGACCTGCTGACGCCCGGCAAGCTGGCAGCCGTGGTGTGGACCGACCGCAACAAGGGCGCAGCCGTGGTGCTCGGCGGCCAGATGCTCGGCCTGGGCTGGGTCATCGCGCAGGCGATAGGCGCCAGCGAGTCCGAGGCGGGTCTCGCCGAGGGTCTGTTCAGCACCTTCCTGTACGGCGCCGCGGGCGTCGTGATGATGACGCTGGTGTTCGTCATGGTCGCCGTCCTCACGCCCGGCAGGCTCGGCGCGACCGTGTTCGACGACGAGGGCGGCCGTCCGCACCCGGCGGCGTGGGTGCAGGCGACCATGTACCTCGGGACCGCCCTGATGATCGGCGCGGCGCTGACCTGA
- a CDS encoding glutaredoxin domain-containing protein — protein sequence MTDTRDEVVVYWRPGCPFCIALRLRLRRTRLTYREVNIWQDPGAAAYVRSVADGNETVPTVDVAGHPLVNPSKRRLLATVRDHAPHLLTG from the coding sequence ATGACCGACACACGCGACGAGGTGGTCGTCTACTGGCGGCCCGGATGCCCGTTCTGCATCGCCCTGCGGCTGCGGCTGCGTCGCACCCGGCTGACGTACCGCGAGGTGAACATCTGGCAGGACCCCGGGGCGGCCGCCTACGTACGTTCCGTCGCCGACGGCAACGAGACGGTCCCGACCGTCGACGTCGCGGGCCACCCTTTGGTCAACCCCTCCAAGCGTCGCCTGCTCGCCACCGTCCGCGACCACGCGCCCCACCTCCTGACGGGCTGA